A genomic region of Alicyclobacillus sp. SO9 contains the following coding sequences:
- the aroF gene encoding 3-deoxy-7-phosphoheptulonate synthase, whose protein sequence is MVIELVKEVQATQTRHILSVLEKEGLTGYLTNAKAIVVPVKEDSDKLRTMLKKVPGVSDVIPIHSRYPLVSREYHPENTVVSVNGHLVGASQPTIMAGPCSVETQESIIDIARGVKKAGGHVLRGGAFKPRSSPYSFQGHGAEGLKMLAEARAETGLPVISEVMSPDTVELVAAYVDILQVGARSMQNYPLLKAVGQSQKPVLLKRGLSATIEEWLLAAEYILGQGNTNVILCERGIRTFENATRNTMDLNAVPVVQKLTHLPVLVDPSHGVGTSEFVPALARAGIAAGAAGVLVEVHSNPAEAWSDGAQTINLTEFQNMAEDISLIYEALAQKYHSAKLVHA, encoded by the coding sequence ATGGTCATCGAACTCGTCAAAGAGGTACAAGCAACCCAAACAAGGCACATATTGAGTGTGCTTGAAAAAGAAGGTCTTACAGGTTATCTCACAAATGCCAAGGCGATTGTCGTACCTGTCAAGGAAGACTCCGATAAACTGCGCACCATGCTAAAAAAGGTGCCGGGTGTTAGCGACGTGATTCCGATACACAGTCGTTATCCTTTAGTGAGCCGGGAATACCATCCTGAAAACACGGTTGTCAGTGTTAACGGACACCTGGTGGGCGCGTCCCAGCCGACCATCATGGCAGGGCCCTGCAGTGTGGAAACGCAGGAGAGCATCATTGACATCGCCCGGGGTGTGAAAAAAGCTGGGGGGCATGTGCTGCGGGGCGGGGCGTTTAAACCGAGATCGTCGCCATACAGCTTCCAGGGACACGGCGCAGAAGGCCTCAAGATGCTTGCTGAGGCCCGGGCGGAAACAGGTTTGCCTGTCATCTCCGAAGTCATGTCGCCGGATACCGTTGAGTTGGTGGCTGCCTACGTGGACATCTTACAGGTTGGCGCCCGCAGCATGCAAAACTATCCTCTTCTCAAAGCTGTTGGCCAAAGCCAAAAGCCAGTGCTGCTAAAGAGAGGGCTGTCAGCAACGATTGAAGAATGGCTGCTCGCGGCTGAATACATTCTCGGGCAGGGAAACACAAATGTCATACTGTGTGAACGTGGAATCCGTACCTTTGAAAATGCAACACGGAACACAATGGACTTGAATGCAGTACCTGTAGTGCAAAAACTGACTCATTTACCGGTGTTGGTTGATCCCAGTCACGGTGTGGGAACATCCGAATTTGTCCCAGCATTGGCCAGAGCGGGAATTGCAGCGGGGGCTGCTGGTGTCCTCGTAGAAGTTCATTCAAATCCGGCAGAGGCGTGGTCGGACGGGGCACAGACCATTAACTTGACGGAGTTTCAGAATATGGCGGAAGACATTTCGCTGATTTATGAAGCTCTGGCGCAGAAGTATCACTCTGCCAAATTAGTTCACGCATGA
- a CDS encoding acyl-CoA dehydrogenase family protein, which yields MAATVNNATPNDATENSAAVNEWNKKVTMYVEGPAQSWARTIEQKKQVPTEVWQDLNDRGFLRLTAPAGYGGFGLTFTDYLKLLERFAHMHGSMRVIVHVMNSLWRALDSKADDAQRQKFVLPFIQGQHRVTFTLTEPNSGSGADMKTTARRDGDDYVLNGEKWMIIFSDVADYFLLFCRLEGTSGTEGTMALLVPRNAPGLDIEMMPAAMGITGTGHGHLRLRDCRVPVSHRLGSEGDGLEVAFRGFLDPSRTAIGMTCVGAAGRSLQLATQHAIGRTTFGKPLVKRQTIQMWLAEMATDIEAARRLCLHAAECFDNGESITTEAAMAKLFGTEMLQRVTDKALQIHGGIGYFTSSEIERIYRDARMQRFEEGTSEIQKMVIARDVVSTAMQEKAAQTEAAQTEGSER from the coding sequence GTGGCTGCAACAGTAAATAATGCAACACCAAACGATGCAACAGAGAACAGTGCAGCAGTAAACGAATGGAATAAAAAAGTTACAATGTATGTCGAGGGTCCTGCACAAAGCTGGGCCCGTACTATTGAACAAAAAAAGCAAGTTCCCACTGAGGTGTGGCAGGACTTGAATGACCGCGGGTTTCTCCGCCTCACTGCCCCCGCAGGGTACGGCGGCTTTGGACTGACCTTCACAGATTACCTGAAACTGCTGGAACGCTTCGCTCATATGCATGGGTCGATGCGTGTGATTGTGCACGTCATGAACAGCTTGTGGCGGGCTTTGGATAGTAAAGCCGACGATGCACAACGGCAAAAGTTTGTCTTACCCTTCATTCAGGGGCAACACCGCGTTACATTTACACTGACAGAGCCAAATTCGGGGTCTGGAGCCGATATGAAAACCACAGCTCGCCGTGATGGGGACGACTACGTTTTAAACGGTGAGAAATGGATGATTATTTTCAGTGACGTAGCGGACTACTTTTTGCTCTTTTGTCGTCTGGAAGGTACATCCGGCACAGAGGGTACTATGGCCCTGTTGGTTCCAAGGAATGCCCCTGGTTTAGACATTGAAATGATGCCTGCAGCCATGGGGATAACAGGTACGGGACACGGGCATCTCCGTCTGAGGGACTGCCGTGTCCCCGTGTCCCACCGCCTTGGTTCAGAAGGAGACGGTTTGGAAGTGGCATTTCGGGGGTTTCTCGACCCAAGTCGAACTGCTATTGGTATGACTTGTGTAGGGGCGGCAGGCAGGTCTTTGCAGCTCGCAACTCAGCATGCCATTGGCCGGACTACATTTGGCAAACCGTTGGTTAAGCGACAGACAATTCAAATGTGGCTGGCTGAAATGGCAACGGATATTGAGGCGGCACGTCGACTCTGCCTGCACGCCGCGGAGTGCTTTGACAATGGAGAGTCAATTACGACCGAAGCAGCTATGGCCAAGCTGTTTGGGACAGAAATGTTGCAGAGGGTTACAGATAAAGCCCTGCAAATACACGGGGGCATCGGCTATTTTACGTCGTCAGAAATCGAGCGTATTTATCGAGATGCACGGATGCAAAGGTTTGAGGAAGGCACTTCAGAAATCCAAAAAATGGTCATTGCACGAGACGTCGTTTCAACAGCAATGCAGGAAAAAGCAGCACAGACAGAAGCAGCACAGACAGAAGGGAGCGAACGGTAA
- a CDS encoding AMP-binding protein → MDLAKAPLVLDKIHRTIVDTPNAVAIVDLSTETPVQLTYEQLNDLADRCAARLLQLGIEAGEPVAYQLPGGWEFIVLTLALWRISAVPCPLLPSLREREAAFILKSSRSRVFIVPDSFRKFDYPSMVETLRPDVPNLEHVFILNMSERNPEYSNIGGLLAKTPVSTAALQAVRAKSTTYAQLLYTSGTTGEPKGVLHTHQSLSSALLAHTRTLGLQSSDKIWIPSPLAHQTGFLYGMMVSFYIGATAIVQAVWNVDTARIAIEEFGATFVQAAMPFLADLTKNPRPPKGLRLFIATGAAIPRQLAQQARSALDCTIVGAWGSTEACLVTVGRPSDAVEKLWGTDGRVIDGMQIRIVDENGMVLPAGHEGNFQIKTPAMFLTYLHHHEWYEEGFSDDGYFDTGDLAVIDEDGYLRITGRKKDVVNRGGEKIPVVEIEDLLYQHEAIADAAVVAMPDNRLGERACLYIVVNDKFPAPALDDVRRFLANQGMAKIYWPERLETISEMPRTASGKIQKYILRNDIVEKLSHSTQNV, encoded by the coding sequence GTGGATCTCGCTAAGGCTCCACTGGTCCTGGACAAAATTCACCGGACTATCGTCGATACACCGAATGCAGTCGCTATCGTAGATTTGAGTACGGAAACGCCCGTACAACTCACGTATGAGCAACTGAACGACTTAGCCGACAGATGTGCAGCACGGTTACTGCAGCTTGGGATTGAAGCAGGTGAGCCAGTAGCTTATCAATTGCCCGGCGGCTGGGAGTTTATCGTATTGACATTGGCTTTGTGGCGCATTAGTGCGGTTCCCTGCCCTCTCCTGCCTTCCCTTAGGGAACGGGAAGCAGCATTCATTTTAAAGTCGTCTCGAAGCAGAGTCTTCATTGTTCCGGATAGTTTCCGCAAATTTGATTATCCTTCAATGGTCGAGACCCTTCGACCCGACGTCCCAAACTTGGAGCATGTATTTATCCTCAACATGAGTGAACGCAATCCAGAGTACTCAAACATCGGCGGACTGTTGGCCAAGACGCCTGTGAGTACAGCAGCACTGCAGGCTGTTCGCGCCAAGTCCACCACTTATGCACAGCTCCTTTATACCTCAGGGACTACCGGAGAACCAAAGGGCGTGCTACATACACATCAGAGCCTCTCTAGTGCATTACTCGCGCATACAAGAACCCTTGGTCTACAGTCGTCGGACAAAATTTGGATTCCTTCCCCATTAGCCCATCAAACAGGTTTCCTATACGGGATGATGGTTAGTTTTTATATCGGTGCGACGGCCATTGTCCAAGCCGTGTGGAACGTGGATACAGCCCGCATCGCCATCGAGGAATTTGGAGCCACCTTTGTGCAGGCAGCCATGCCGTTTCTCGCGGATCTGACCAAAAACCCACGTCCGCCCAAGGGGTTGCGCCTCTTCATTGCGACGGGAGCCGCAATTCCTCGTCAGTTGGCACAGCAGGCTCGTTCGGCTTTAGACTGCACGATTGTAGGAGCGTGGGGATCGACGGAGGCTTGCCTAGTAACCGTCGGCCGTCCATCGGATGCCGTTGAAAAACTCTGGGGCACAGATGGCCGCGTGATAGATGGAATGCAAATTCGCATCGTAGATGAGAACGGAATGGTCCTGCCGGCTGGACACGAGGGTAATTTCCAAATCAAAACACCTGCTATGTTTCTGACTTACCTTCATCACCACGAATGGTACGAAGAAGGCTTCTCTGATGACGGTTATTTCGATACTGGCGATCTCGCTGTCATTGACGAAGACGGCTACCTCAGGATTACCGGGCGTAAAAAGGACGTCGTGAACCGTGGCGGTGAAAAAATTCCAGTCGTCGAAATTGAAGACCTGCTGTATCAACATGAGGCAATTGCCGATGCAGCGGTCGTAGCAATGCCTGATAACCGACTCGGTGAACGCGCATGCCTATACATTGTTGTGAATGACAAATTTCCAGCCCCTGCTCTGGACGATGTTAGACGTTTTCTAGCAAATCAGGGAATGGCAAAAATTTATTGGCCTGAAAGACTGGAAACCATCTCAGAAATGCCCCGCACAGCCAGCGGAAAGATTCAAAAATACATTTTGCGTAACGACATTGTTGAGAAGTTGAGTCACAGTACACAGAACGTATAA
- the aroA gene encoding 3-phosphoshikimate 1-carboxyvinyltransferase, which produces MSYLAIKPTLHSIQGTIAVPCSKYHLHRALIFGSLAEGTTTIHGHSDAKHIQDTLNALYDLGANVEDVRSGYRVEGGPYNPRSQLVRLGSSGSTTQFLLGLGSRAAEPVTFDGVQALRNRPIGPLLNALNQLGVKNKSMNDRLPVTVFPGGPAGGNIAIQGTLSQWISGLMMAAPFAANDTHIKILNPFNEQTYIRLTTSMLNTFGIRVLVDDSGRNFTVPAQQNYRGAEIELEADFSSAAFPLVYAALHEGEVVLTDIDGAGHHPEGEVIDILQNMGVHLTIDEANRQITVRNEGIRPKGTEIDMAHIPDLIPILSVLASVSEGRTVLRNIGPGRYKESNRVEAMQQLCKMGAQIREDNDDLIIDGVESLCGAEIDVHDDHRVQMAFAVAGSLAKGETILNYPSAFEISYPEFLRHMSQLGMNIELTEDVMVKELNSSGSR; this is translated from the coding sequence ATGTCTTACTTGGCTATTAAACCTACGCTACATTCGATTCAAGGCACAATTGCGGTGCCCTGTTCCAAATACCATCTGCACCGTGCCTTGATATTCGGATCACTGGCGGAGGGTACTACCACGATTCACGGGCACTCCGATGCAAAGCACATCCAGGATACCTTGAATGCCTTGTATGACCTCGGTGCCAATGTTGAAGATGTGCGGTCCGGATACCGTGTAGAAGGCGGTCCGTACAATCCGCGGAGTCAGCTTGTTCGCTTGGGCAGCTCTGGATCTACCACACAATTTCTTCTGGGTCTAGGCTCAAGAGCCGCAGAACCTGTTACCTTTGACGGCGTTCAAGCACTTCGAAATCGACCCATTGGCCCTCTCCTAAACGCGCTCAACCAACTCGGTGTCAAAAACAAATCCATGAATGACAGACTCCCTGTCACGGTTTTCCCTGGAGGACCGGCTGGCGGCAACATCGCCATCCAAGGTACTCTGAGTCAATGGATTTCCGGGCTGATGATGGCAGCGCCGTTTGCGGCCAATGACACACATATTAAAATTCTCAATCCATTTAATGAACAAACTTACATTCGTCTAACGACATCAATGCTCAACACCTTCGGAATTCGCGTTCTCGTGGACGACAGCGGTCGAAATTTCACGGTGCCGGCACAGCAAAACTACCGTGGAGCAGAAATAGAGTTGGAAGCAGACTTCTCTTCAGCAGCGTTTCCTTTGGTGTATGCTGCGCTGCACGAAGGAGAAGTGGTATTGACTGACATTGATGGTGCCGGACACCATCCCGAAGGTGAAGTCATCGATATTTTGCAAAACATGGGTGTCCATCTCACAATTGACGAGGCAAATCGACAAATCACTGTACGCAACGAAGGCATCAGGCCGAAGGGGACTGAAATTGACATGGCTCACATCCCTGACTTAATTCCGATTCTTTCTGTTCTGGCCAGCGTGTCGGAGGGCCGCACGGTACTGCGCAATATTGGTCCTGGCCGCTACAAGGAATCCAATCGAGTCGAAGCCATGCAGCAACTGTGCAAAATGGGTGCACAGATTCGCGAGGACAACGACGACCTGATAATCGATGGTGTTGAAAGCCTCTGCGGAGCGGAAATTGACGTTCACGACGACCACCGGGTTCAAATGGCCTTTGCTGTCGCCGGCAGCCTTGCCAAAGGGGAAACCATCCTGAATTACCCCAGCGCATTTGAGATTTCCTATCCAGAGTTTCTCCGTCACATGTCGCAACTTGGCATGAACATTGAATTAACGGAGGATGTCATGGTAAAGGAGCTGAATTCTAGTGGATCTCGCTAA
- a CDS encoding FAD-dependent oxidoreductase, whose amino-acid sequence MDAAQKNGGHSRQVQYKALSRPGKIGSLELPHRILMGSMHMGLEGREGTLDMLTEFYRERAVGQAALIITGGAAVVKEGGADNMYVMTEDADVTALGQLPPAVHEAGGKIALQLFHSGRYAISDEIGMQPVAPSPIPSRLTRETPKEMTVEDIETTILRYAEAAQKAQSVGYDAVEIMGSEGYLLNQFLSPVTNHRNDKYGGSLQNRMRFSLEVMEAIRHRVGGDYPVIFRMSGLDCMPGSTTEEETLAFAKALEASGVDALNIGIGWHEARVPTVQQVVPRAGFAVVARAIRREVGIPVIGANRLNVPEVADELVASGYLDFVAPARPWLADSRLAAKTLEGDREAINVCIACNQSCLDHTLVRPHKAVSCLVNPRAGQEVLWPKVVAPKQKSVAVVGAGPAGLQAALTAAERGHGVVLYERQSEIGGQFRMAGKIPGKYEFYETIRYYSEQLQRLNVTVKLETSPSVDELSRYDHVIMAHGVKPRLPEIPGTSLPNVVSYPQLLTGEVSPAETVAIVGAGGIGCDVATYLAEGSLVPSQVSAFFKDHALQSPPAVPRKITVLARSGHYGKGIGSSTRWVVKQEMQRLGIDVILNFEFKEITQHGVVGYTDAGEVLVPAAQVVLCTGQEPEEFPLRQLQERTNVHLVGGARDSQGINAARAIREAFETAYQLS is encoded by the coding sequence ATGGACGCTGCACAAAAGAACGGGGGACACAGTCGACAAGTTCAATATAAGGCGTTAAGTCGACCTGGGAAAATTGGGAGCCTTGAACTTCCTCATCGAATCCTCATGGGTTCCATGCATATGGGACTTGAGGGGCGCGAGGGTACGTTGGACATGCTGACAGAATTCTACCGCGAGCGCGCCGTTGGGCAGGCGGCCCTGATTATCACGGGCGGAGCTGCTGTCGTCAAAGAGGGCGGAGCCGACAATATGTACGTTATGACAGAGGATGCGGATGTAACCGCTTTGGGCCAATTGCCTCCTGCGGTCCATGAAGCAGGAGGCAAGATTGCCCTGCAATTGTTTCACTCCGGACGTTATGCCATATCGGATGAAATTGGAATGCAGCCTGTGGCGCCCAGTCCCATTCCATCCAGGCTCACCCGGGAAACACCCAAAGAAATGACCGTGGAGGACATTGAGACAACGATTCTCAGATATGCGGAGGCAGCGCAAAAGGCACAGAGTGTCGGTTACGACGCGGTTGAAATCATGGGTTCTGAAGGCTACCTTCTCAATCAATTTCTCTCCCCAGTGACAAACCATCGCAATGATAAATACGGCGGTTCCTTACAAAACCGCATGCGCTTCAGTCTGGAAGTGATGGAAGCCATTCGACACCGAGTCGGTGGTGATTATCCAGTGATTTTCCGAATGTCGGGCTTGGATTGCATGCCCGGCAGCACGACCGAAGAGGAGACGTTGGCATTCGCGAAGGCATTGGAAGCCTCCGGTGTTGATGCTTTGAACATTGGCATTGGCTGGCACGAGGCACGTGTCCCGACGGTGCAACAAGTGGTCCCAAGAGCCGGTTTCGCCGTCGTTGCCCGTGCTATTCGCCGCGAGGTGGGCATTCCTGTGATTGGTGCCAACCGATTAAATGTGCCCGAAGTTGCAGATGAATTGGTAGCTTCAGGCTACCTGGATTTTGTCGCTCCGGCACGTCCATGGCTGGCTGATAGTCGGTTGGCAGCCAAAACTCTGGAAGGAGACAGGGAAGCAATCAATGTCTGTATTGCTTGCAACCAGTCCTGTCTAGACCATACTCTGGTACGGCCTCACAAAGCTGTGAGCTGCTTGGTCAATCCGAGGGCGGGTCAGGAAGTGCTGTGGCCCAAAGTGGTTGCGCCGAAGCAAAAGAGCGTCGCTGTTGTTGGAGCCGGTCCTGCGGGCTTACAGGCCGCGTTGACTGCTGCCGAGCGCGGACACGGTGTAGTGTTGTATGAACGCCAGTCTGAAATTGGCGGGCAGTTTCGCATGGCGGGAAAAATTCCAGGGAAGTACGAGTTCTATGAAACCATCCGTTACTACAGCGAGCAGTTGCAGCGCTTGAATGTAACTGTGAAACTGGAAACTTCTCCGTCTGTAGACGAACTGAGTCGATATGATCACGTTATTATGGCACACGGTGTTAAGCCGCGCCTCCCAGAGATTCCCGGAACATCGCTGCCCAATGTGGTTTCCTATCCGCAGCTTCTCACCGGAGAGGTGTCACCTGCAGAGACGGTCGCCATTGTTGGAGCAGGCGGCATCGGCTGCGATGTAGCTACGTACTTGGCTGAAGGAAGTCTTGTACCATCACAGGTTTCTGCTTTCTTCAAAGACCACGCGTTACAGAGTCCACCTGCTGTACCCAGAAAAATCACTGTTCTTGCACGAAGCGGTCATTACGGAAAAGGCATTGGCAGCAGCACAAGGTGGGTAGTAAAACAGGAGATGCAGCGGCTCGGAATCGATGTGATCTTAAACTTCGAATTTAAAGAGATTACGCAACATGGTGTTGTGGGTTATACAGATGCGGGGGAGGTTCTGGTACCTGCGGCACAAGTCGTGCTGTGCACTGGTCAAGAACCGGAAGAGTTCCCTCTACGGCAACTACAAGAGCGCACAAATGTACATCTAGTGGGCGGCGCGAGAGACAGCCAAGGCATTAATGCAGCAAGGGCAATTCGCGAGGCTTTTGAGACGGCTTATCAGCTTTCGTGA
- a CDS encoding SDR family oxidoreductase yields the protein MPGLLEGKRAFITGSSRGIGRAAALAMAREGADIVVHYRRSQDEAENVVREIHALGQRTLLVKAELESQDEINAAFDVIEREWGKLDIFMANAAASAFKAVHQLKDYHLDKTYHTVVHSTVFAVQRCIPLMEGRNGRIITMSSMGGEYTLPRYITLGTAKAALESLTRYLASELGPKGITANALNPGVVDTESAKFYGGDNYDQYNADVIAHTPLGRLAAPEDVADAAVFLASDLSRFITGQVIKVDGGLTLLTGGFESF from the coding sequence ATGCCAGGATTATTGGAAGGAAAGAGAGCATTTATTACTGGAAGCAGCCGAGGAATCGGTCGGGCCGCTGCATTGGCAATGGCGCGGGAAGGTGCGGACATCGTAGTTCATTATCGTCGATCACAGGACGAGGCGGAAAACGTGGTTCGGGAAATTCATGCCCTTGGTCAGCGTACACTGTTGGTGAAAGCGGAACTTGAGAGCCAGGACGAGATTAACGCGGCCTTTGATGTAATTGAACGAGAATGGGGAAAGTTAGATATCTTTATGGCTAATGCGGCTGCGAGTGCATTCAAAGCCGTCCATCAACTGAAAGACTATCATTTGGATAAAACCTATCATACCGTGGTTCACAGTACTGTGTTTGCCGTTCAGCGGTGCATTCCCTTAATGGAGGGAAGAAACGGGCGGATTATAACGATGTCGAGTATGGGCGGGGAGTATACGCTGCCGCGTTACATCACACTGGGAACGGCGAAGGCAGCACTGGAATCGCTCACCCGCTATCTTGCATCTGAACTGGGTCCGAAGGGCATTACAGCCAACGCTTTGAATCCGGGTGTAGTGGACACGGAGTCCGCAAAGTTTTACGGGGGCGACAATTACGACCAATACAACGCAGATGTCATTGCCCATACGCCTTTAGGGCGGTTGGCAGCGCCAGAGGATGTGGCTGATGCAGCCGTGTTTTTAGCCAGTGACCTGTCCCGTTTCATTACTGGACAGGTGATTAAAGTGGATGGAGGACTTACACTCCTGACAGGTGGTTTTGAAAGTTTCTAA
- a CDS encoding multidrug effflux MFS transporter — MKNSTTVTTREGRGSRSGGSGQAPQTKGKRIWLISLLGALTALGPLSIDMYLPALPTLTRDLHTSTSLGQLSLTFCLLGLAFGQLLAGPISDARGRRGPLIVGLGLYIVAALLCALTPSVWVLILLRLIQGLAGSTGIVIARAILRDYFSGPELTKFFALLMLVNGIAPILAPILGGQLLLLASWRIVFLVLAGLGILMLVSVTLGLPESLPNSRRSVGGFRQTLKTMKDLVTDRVFTGYAFSQGLVFGAMFAYISGSPFVLQQIFGLSPQMFSVVFAMNGTGIIIASQVSAGLSRRYSETAVLRGSLAAAGAGSLLLVVTAAGRGNLAGILVSLFIVVSSVGAVATTGSALAMERKGRHAGSASAVIGMSQLILGAAAAPVVGLFGNTTAAPMGIVIAVLDIGAVLLFLVLVRGYRPARNS, encoded by the coding sequence ATGAAGAATTCAACAACAGTGACGACACGCGAGGGACGCGGGTCAAGGAGCGGCGGCTCTGGTCAGGCACCTCAGACAAAGGGGAAGAGAATCTGGCTCATCTCCCTGCTCGGAGCTTTAACTGCATTGGGTCCACTGTCCATTGATATGTATTTGCCGGCCCTGCCTACACTGACGAGAGACCTTCATACGAGCACTTCCTTGGGGCAGTTAAGCTTGACTTTCTGCTTGTTAGGCTTGGCCTTCGGTCAGTTGCTGGCGGGGCCCATCAGCGATGCCCGCGGTCGGAGAGGCCCATTGATTGTTGGCTTAGGGTTGTATATTGTTGCCGCGCTCTTGTGCGCACTGACTCCGTCCGTCTGGGTTCTCATTTTGTTGCGCTTGATTCAGGGACTGGCCGGTTCGACCGGAATTGTCATTGCGAGAGCCATTCTGCGTGACTACTTTAGCGGACCTGAATTGACAAAGTTTTTCGCCCTTCTCATGCTGGTGAATGGAATCGCTCCTATCCTTGCTCCTATTTTGGGTGGACAGTTGTTGCTGTTAGCGTCGTGGCGCATTGTGTTCCTGGTTCTTGCGGGCCTTGGCATTTTAATGCTGGTGTCTGTGACCTTGGGTTTGCCAGAAAGCCTGCCTAACAGTCGTCGCTCCGTCGGAGGCTTCCGGCAGACGCTGAAGACAATGAAGGATTTGGTGACAGACAGGGTTTTTACAGGATACGCTTTTTCACAAGGGCTGGTTTTTGGGGCTATGTTTGCGTATATATCGGGATCGCCATTTGTGCTTCAGCAGATTTTTGGACTTTCACCACAAATGTTCAGCGTTGTCTTCGCGATGAACGGCACAGGAATCATTATAGCCAGTCAGGTCAGTGCGGGCCTGTCCAGGCGCTACAGTGAGACAGCGGTTTTGCGAGGAAGTCTCGCTGCAGCAGGGGCCGGCAGCTTGCTCCTGGTGGTAACAGCGGCGGGTAGAGGAAATTTGGCGGGAATCCTCGTATCTCTATTCATCGTGGTTTCCAGTGTAGGAGCCGTTGCTACAACAGGCTCTGCGCTTGCGATGGAGCGCAAAGGCAGGCATGCCGGCAGTGCATCTGCAGTGATTGGCATGTCACAGTTAATACTCGGCGCCGCCGCAGCGCCTGTTGTTGGGCTGTTTGGCAACACGACAGCCGCTCCCATGGGAATCGTCATTGCAGTTCTTGATATTGGTGCAGTGCTCTTGTTTCTTGTTCTTGTTCGCGGGTACAGGCCAGCGAGAAACTCATAG
- a CDS encoding YitT family protein: MVPFFTPIVRGLVPPSGRNRLWLRLTRLLVGLVLYGTSDSLLVLAHLGIDPWDVFQQGLALHTGIPIGTWAILVGLAVLFLWIPLRQRPGLGTVLNVLIVGSVMDLVLAHVPPPTALPARIVVLLLGVGLNGAATGWYIGAGLGPGPRDGLMVGLSARGLSIRVVRTTIEVTVLVAGWILGGNVGWGTLLYAVSIGPLAQIFIPLFTVHAIQDTNSAIPPTSPK, translated from the coding sequence ATGGTGCCATTTTTCACGCCAATCGTTCGAGGGTTGGTACCGCCCAGCGGACGAAATCGTCTTTGGCTCCGCCTGACCCGACTGCTGGTCGGGCTTGTACTCTATGGTACCAGCGATTCACTCCTGGTTCTTGCGCATCTTGGCATAGACCCCTGGGATGTCTTTCAACAAGGGCTCGCACTTCATACGGGCATACCGATTGGAACCTGGGCCATTCTCGTCGGCCTTGCCGTCTTGTTCCTGTGGATCCCTTTACGACAGCGGCCTGGCCTCGGCACGGTACTGAACGTGCTCATAGTCGGGAGCGTGATGGACCTCGTCCTGGCCCACGTTCCGCCCCCGACTGCGCTTCCTGCACGCATTGTCGTGCTCCTTTTAGGTGTGGGTCTCAACGGCGCAGCGACGGGCTGGTACATTGGAGCAGGACTCGGTCCTGGGCCGAGAGACGGACTGATGGTCGGTCTCTCGGCTCGCGGGCTGTCCATTAGGGTGGTACGCACCACGATTGAAGTGACGGTCCTTGTCGCAGGCTGGATACTCGGAGGAAATGTTGGTTGGGGAACACTTCTTTACGCCGTCTCGATAGGTCCATTGGCACAGATTTTCATTCCACTCTTCACAGTGCACGCCATCCAAGATACCAACTCTGCTATTCCGCCTACGTCTCCAAAGTGA